TTCCCTGCCGGATAGTGCTCGGCATGGGCCAGCGCGTGGACTGAATCACCCAATTGTGCCTGCAAGTGGGTGATGAGCGGAGTAGCGAGGGTGACGATAAAACCTTCCACGTCCTCGGAAAACCGAAAGCCATGCACCGACAAAGGTGGCAGGACCTGAATGGCCGGGGTGTCAAGTTGCGTGCGTTGCCCTTCGATTTCAAGCTCTGCCTGACCTTTGAAAACGAAGAGTAATTGGCATAGATCAGCGTGACGATGGGGTTTGATTTCCCATTCATGTTCGCGGCTGCGAGAAGAAATGGTTTCACAGTGCAGCAAGTCAGGGGTCGGCCAGTCCAGGCTTTCACCGTAGAGCTTGAACACGGGAATCGAAGGCAGCTCAGGCTTGTTCATCACTTCAATCCAGGCCTCAGGGTTGTGGGGCGATAATCGCACCGATTGGCAGAATGTACAGGTATCGGCTCAGTTTTCACCTTCAATTGACAGACCCGCAAGGGAAAAATGCAAGCACTCGATCCATAAAAATCATTCGCCGGCGCCTGCCGCGTGAAGCTTGCGAGTCATAAAAACAATGAAAACGCTGAAAACCCAAGTCGCCATCATTGGCGCCGGTCCGTCCGGTTTACTCCTCGGCCAGTTGTTGCACAACGCTGGCATCGACACCCTCATCCTCGAACGCCAGACACCTGACTATGTGCTCGGCCGCATCCGTGCAGGCGTGCTGGAACAAGGCATGGTAGAGCTGCTGCGCAAGGCCGGCGTGAGTCAGCGGATGGACGCCGAAGGCCTGGTTCACGGCGGTTTCGAGCTGGCGCTGGACGGGCGACAGGTGCACATCGACCTGCACGCATTGACCGGCGGCAAGACCGTGATGGTCTACGGGCAAACCGAAGTCACCCGCGACCTGATGGCCGCTCGTCGGGAGGCCGGCGCACCGACGGTTTATCAAGCCGGCAATGTCGTTCCTCACGGCATGAAAAGCGACGAGGCGTTTGTCACCTTCGAAAAGGACGGGGAAACCTGGCGTGTCGATTGCGATTACATCGCCGGCTGCGACGGCTTCCATGGGGTCGCCCGACAGTCGATTCCTGCCGATTGCCTGAAGGTGTTCGAGCGGGTTTATCCGTTCGGCTGGCTGGGCATTCTCGCCGACACGCCACCGGTTCACGATGAATTGGTCTATGCCCGCCATGAGCGTGGCTTCGCCCTGTGCAGCATGCGTTCGGCCACGCGCACCCGCTATTACTTGCAAGTGCCGGCGGATGAAAATGTCGATGACTGGAGCGATCAGCGTTTCTGGGATGAGCTGAAAAACCGCCTGCCCTCGGCCCTTGCAGAAAAGCTGGTGACCGGCCCGTCGATCGAGAAAAGCATCGCGCCGCTGCGCAGCTTTGTCGTCGAGCCGATGCAGTACGGGCGGATGTTCCTGGTCGGCGACGCCGCGCACATCGTCCCGCCCACGGGTGCCAAAGGCCTGAATCTGGCGGCGAGTGACGTCAGTACGTTGTTCGATATTCTGCTGAAGGTTTATCGCGAAGGCCGGACCGACCTGTTGGAAAAGTATTCGCAAGTCTGTTTGCGCCGGGTGTGGAAAGCCGAGCGGTTTTCCTGGTGGATGACATCGATGCTGCATCGTTTCGACGATCATGATGAATTCAGCCAGCGCATCAGTGCTTCAGAACTGGACTACTTTGTCAGCTCGGAAGCCGGACGCAAAACCATTGCAGAA
This window of the Pseudomonas fluorescens genome carries:
- the pobA gene encoding 4-hydroxybenzoate 3-monooxygenase, producing the protein MKTQVAIIGAGPSGLLLGQLLHNAGIDTLILERQTPDYVLGRIRAGVLEQGMVELLRKAGVSQRMDAEGLVHGGFELALDGRQVHIDLHALTGGKTVMVYGQTEVTRDLMAARREAGAPTVYQAGNVVPHGMKSDEAFVTFEKDGETWRVDCDYIAGCDGFHGVARQSIPADCLKVFERVYPFGWLGILADTPPVHDELVYARHERGFALCSMRSATRTRYYLQVPADENVDDWSDQRFWDELKNRLPSALAEKLVTGPSIEKSIAPLRSFVVEPMQYGRMFLVGDAAHIVPPTGAKGLNLAASDVSTLFDILLKVYREGRTDLLEKYSQVCLRRVWKAERFSWWMTSMLHRFDDHDEFSQRISASELDYFVSSEAGRKTIAENYVGLPYEAIE